The genomic DNA tgctgctggagcACCATGTTGGTGGGGTGGAAGGTCGCAAGAGTTTTCTCAATCATCTCCACCTCAGTGACAATCTGGCCACAAAAGCGTTGTTGAGAGGCAATGCGGTGAATAGCCGTGTTGTATCCTGCCACAGACTTAAAGTCTAGAAGACGGAGGTTTGCCCATTCATTCTGAGCTTGCGGCAGGAGGACTTCACTTTGTGGTCCGAAGCGCTCTCTCAGCTTGGTCCACAGGGTCAGAGGGTCTTTCACCTCTAGGTATTCCATCTTCAGGTCCGGGTGGATATGGTGCCGCAAGAAGATGCTAGCCCGTGCCCGCTCATGGGACGGCAGTGGAGTGACGTTGGCCCCAAGCTGGTGATGGCCTTCGTCAGCTGCATGGACTCCAGGTGCCATTCGCAGTTGTCAGCCCAGGTTAGATAATTCTTGCCGTTCAGGGGGCTTAAACTCCGTTGACTTAACCTCAGTCATAGCCTGTCATGCAAAATTAACTTCAGGTTAATTAAGCATGTCTACAATTCGTAGTAAATTAAACAGTCGTGTGTAAAAAAACCTGATTCCCAGATATATAAGTGCGCGCGGTACAGCAGCGGCAAAACGCCCCTTCCAGGGACGTCGGACCTCATATTACAAAAACTCAGGAGCTCTATTGCAAAACGGCCAGGGGCTGCGGGCCCCATATTACAAAAAAACTCAGGGGGTCTTTTGCAAAAACCGGTACGCAGCCACTCACTTGGGCTTAGATCGGGTCCGAACCGTTCAATCAAGATCTGACGGTTCGGACCTACGTGCTGTCCAGATCTAATCTGAGCTGATTGATAGAGATCAGGCCGTTCTGAGCCAGATCGGGTCCGGACCGTTCAATCAAGATCTGACGGTTCGGACCCTACACGTAGCCTAGCGTGGCGCCAGCCGCTCCTGGTCGTCGGATCTGATCCGACGGTTGTCCGGCTGTTTCGACCGAGCAAAACGGCGGTGAGCGCGCAGGGAGGTGGCGGCCTGCAGGGCGCCAACGACAGCACAGCTGGGCGATGCGTGGCCCGGTGGCGGGTGGCTCGAGGCCGGCGGCAGCTCACAGAGGCCGTGCAGATCAAACATGACGGAAACCCATCTATAGGATTTAGATCTAGATCTAAAAAAACATCCGATTCTCAGCGGGAGATCGGTGAAGATCATAAGCAACATACCGTCGTTGATGAAGGGAAATTCAAAGCCTCTCGCTTAGGAGAGTTAGGCTAAGCCAAGGACCTGCTGGCGTGATGGAGAGTTGATGCAGAACGATCCGATTTCGCAGCAATGCGATGGCGTTGTCGAAGTAGAGTGTGCTGATAATGTGTTGAGAAACGTGTTACAACGGATCACCAGATCCATTCTCGTTCTCTCACACAATAGATTAGGCGTAGAGAAGTTGTAGATCCCGTCTCCCAAGATGCACGACAGAGAAAACACATGAGAGACACAATATAGGTGGAACTCGTATTCTCGTTAATCTTCAAGTCTCATCTGTTACACGGTTccaatatatatagagagataCCGCCCTTCAGGGGCGTTTTCGGTAGAGTCCACATAACCCTAAGACTAGGGTTTCTTAACAATTAGGACTAGGGGGGAGGCTTGCGCACCTTCTCGATATCTCGGGAAAAAAATCTTTGTCTCCAACTTGTGCCACCGTCGCCATCATCATCGGGAGTGCATATCTCTACCCATCTTTTTAGGTTCTGCATTTATGTTCTTGCAATTGTGTTCTTACTTTTCTAGACTAGCTTCATAGGTTAGTTTCTAGGAGAAACTAAGTTGCAAGACCTTACCTCGGTAGAGTTAGCAACACTTAGCAACATCTTAGTGCACATATCTTTTTTATCTTGCATAGGTTTTGGTAGGTTGTTTTTAGAGAGCTTTAGTTTTTAGAatcctaattcaccccctcctagAAATCCCAGACTTTAGAGAaggaaaataaattatttttggaTGTTTATCCATTCTCTGTGGGCCCACTGGCCCGGCCCACTGCTGGCCACCGCCTGGCCTGGGGGTAACACGCCTCTACCCACGCGGCGAGGCCGTGGCATTTGTGCCGCCCCTGAATGCGTGCGTGTCGGGCCCAagagccggccgccgctcaTCGGTCCCCTCTCTGTCTCCATGCCAGACAACCACCGTCGTCGTGGCCTGACACGACACCCCCCCTCGGCCGCTCCGCGCGCGCCACGTTGAGGCCGCGTGTCACCTCTTCCTCTGTTCCGCCGTCCGCCGCACCGGTGCAACGGCCACACGCCGGCCGTACGTCACCTCACCCGGGCTTAAAGCCGAGCTAGCCACCTTTCTCGCTCACGTTTGTCCTCTTTTCCCTCTCTCACATGCTCGCAGCGCTCGCGACCGCGCCAACCGAGCCATTGCCATTAGCGCCATCATCTTCACCAGCTCCAGTGAACCCATGCCGCCACCGCGGTCACTCTCCTTCCCGACCTCGACGCGTACCTTCACCACCTTGGCGCCGTGAacatttatcataacctcccgTCCTCGGTTTTGGACCCTAATGCCTCGACGATGAGCACTCCGCTGCCGGCAGCAACCTTGCCGTGGAGCCCCATGCTCTGTCGCCTCCCTCATCCCGAGAACCCCACCGCCGGGTTCACCAAGCCCGTGGACACGCCACCGGCCACTTATCATCGCTTCTCTACGCCCTCACTGCCAGATCGATGACATCGCCGTtgtgcgccgccgtgccccggcCCCCTCCGTCGTCATCATGCCCTGGTGTTGCTCCGCCTTCCCGCCGGTCGAGAACACCCCCCCAGAGGACGCCGTCACTGGGGACACAGGTTGCGCGTCCCTACACCACCTCTCCCCCGTCGTCGCGCCAGAACGTGCGAAGCGCCACCGGCCACGCCAGACCCCGCTGCACCTGtcacgaggaagaagaagacccctGCGGGCCGAGAAGTTCCAGCTGGTATAAAGTCCAAGATCCCTCCCTGGACTTCTGTTGTAGTTCGGTTTAAACCCCTCAGACATCTTAATTAGGGTTTTAAAatctgtaaactttgaaaatgcatagtaatcTGTAGAGaagtctaaaaattctcaaactagGTTTTTTAATCTTGTAAAATCTAGATCTACACAGTAGTCATGATTAGCCTTGGTGAAAAGACTATTTTGCCTTTGCTTTAGCATAAACCATATAATCCATGTATAAATAAGAAAGGACTAATAATCTTGCACCAAATGTAATGAAACTTGAACTCCATGCTTGTTATACTATGATTACCtctgtgtaaaagtttcatgatcattACTCGTAGTTTTACACATGAAATAATTATGTATAGATTATATGTAACATTTAAATACTAGAAATAAATAACAACAAGCTTAGCGTTAATTGATGTTGTCACGGAATGACAGATGGGGTCCCTAAGGTTCTTTGAGGGGGAGAAGAAGCAACAATCCGGAGGGTGAGCTGCAGCGGTGGTCACCGGGGTCCTCGGTGATCACTGTTCGTCTAAACGGTCGTTTACCCAATTTACATACCGTTTAAACGCTACACAGTGGTACACTGTTTCTATTTAATCCGTTGTTTTGACTATTTAAACAACTGTTTTGCCTGTTTAAACATCTGTTTTGCCCGAATAATAGGCTAAACGGCAGGTGACCGACTGTTTACCGTTTAGCGTTTAGGATAACATTGCCGGTGATAGTGTCGGCATGTAGGACGCCTCCTGGAGGGTTTAGTCTCTCAGGGTATCCCTCTACTGAGGTCCTAAGAGAACACACGATGTAGAGAGAttcgggctgccggagcgtaacaccctacgtccTCTATGGTGGTCTATGGTGGTGGATGTATTGCTCTAGAGTACAAGAGTGGCCTGAGCCTGAGTACAAGAGAGCTGAGAATGTCTAAGGTTGAAGGAGGAGGATCTTAGAGAAGTCCGTTCTAAGGTGGCGAATGTGTGTGAAGTCCCAAAGTAAAGTCCCCTTCCTAAGGTTGGGGTCtacccccttttatagtccaagaaAGCAGCCCGCTTACACTCACTGACAAGTGGGATCTAATTACTAAGTTGCTGCTGTTGAATCTTGCCATCTATGCTTGATTAGGACCAGGTTGGTAGACACCCACATCTGGGTACTATGTATACAGTACTCCTTGTCAGAGAGGCTTCTCTCACTGTGTAGTTCTTGCTGGTTGCCGAAGCCAAAGGAGCCCCTGCCACCACTGCCGCACAGAAGCACTATTGCACAATAGTGCTGGCAGGGATTGGCATGTCTTGTTCGACATGAGGGATGGTACAGGCGGCGCAGTCCTGCTGCCGTAGCTATTGAAGCGCACAACCCGCACGCCACCCATGTTTAGCATTAAATGCTATGGGCAGCACGCGGTTTCATCCAACCACTCCCGGTGCGCTTGGGTGCGGTTGGGCATGTGTGGCCTCCGTAATTGTTGGAGCGCATGACTCACGCGCTACCCACATTTTGCATTAAATGCTATGGGCAGCACGTGGTCTGCGACCAACCTACTCCCGGTGTGGATTCGCCTCGTAGAGATGCGGGTTCCGAGGCCCGGGGCCCCAGCTCCTATTCTCTTTACTTGTCACTTTGTTTATGTGGATGCAGTGGTACCTAGGGCTCCAGGGACTCCTTCCCTAGCTGCCTTGGGCTCAGCCGTGCTCATGCCCCTGGGTCCACCCGCAGGCAAGCGCATCGAGCTTGCAAGGGGGACCATCGAAGCGCCCGGGGGCCCAGGGACTCCTTCCCGGGTGCCCCAAGACTTAGCCTAGGGCAGAGCCGCAGGCTCTGGACCCTAGCTCACCGGCGTAGTAGCAGTCTTAAGACATCAAGACCATTTAGCGCAGAAAACATCTACTGAGAAAACTTGCGCAATAGCATTACAATCCCCAGAGGGCTCTCGATGCACCGTACTTGAAACTCTTATGTATGCTTATAACCTTGTAGTCAACTTTGGGGCCCGGGTTGATAGCAAAGCCAAGTAATTAGCGAACTAGTTGACCCGTGCCAATTGGTGATGAGTAGGGGAGGGTAGACCAGGCCAAGATACAACAACCCACTCCTGAGAGTTGGAGGGCGATCCGCAGATCAGGCCCCCCAGAACCCCAAGGGCTTGGCTACACTCAGGGTACTGCCTCTCAGGCCACCCATCAGGCCACTCAGCAAGAGAACTAGTTAGGCACTTCTTACTTAACTTGCTTGCCCTAAAGCGCACTGACTGTACTAAACAAGGTGGTACATAAGACATCCAGTTCAGGTGTCCCTGGGGAGAACCATAGGGAAAAACAACCGAACAAATTACTGTCGCAAAGACTAATTCTCATCGAAACTTTGTATTACTGCAGAATATAAACATGAGTCCGTATGAGGTGGCCCCTAGGCAACATGCGCAGAGAAAGCATTTGATCATGTTGCTTGAGTGAGAAAACCACCCTACGGGTAAAACTTACGTAAGAGTTCTATGTTCCAGGGACTCAGCAGAGGTGTGCCATCCTCCATAGCCAATCTTAGAGCTCCTGTCCAGGGCTCACTGATTACCTTGAAGGGGCCCTCCCACATGGGAGAGAGCTTGTGCTTGCCCCCATGTGCCTAGACGCGTCGCAGGACAAGATCCCCCTATTTGCATGGATCGTAGCCGGACATAACGCTGATGGTAGCATCGTAGAGCTTGCTGGTACTTGGCATGACGGTAGGTGGCGTGACGACGGTGCTCCTGAACCAGGTCGAGGTCTAG from Panicum virgatum strain AP13 chromosome 7N, P.virgatum_v5, whole genome shotgun sequence includes the following:
- the LOC120680878 gene encoding uncharacterized protein LOC120680878; this encodes MAPGVHAADEGHHQLGANVTPLPSHERARASIFLRHHIHPDLKMEYLEVKDPLTLWTKLRERFGPQSEVLLPQAQNEWANLRLLDFKSVAGYNTAIHRIASQQRFCGQIVTEVEMIEKTLATFHPTNMVLQQQYRNNRYTKYSDLVNMLLSAKAHNELLMSNFQQLPVGSAAALLEVHANFSNEKKKKGQTRLWRDG